A region of the Vicia villosa cultivar HV-30 ecotype Madison, WI unplaced genomic scaffold, Vvil1.0 ctg.000540F_1_1, whole genome shotgun sequence genome:
tttttttgctttaaatcaccggtttagtccggttcgggggcgagttctggcatcaagtggttccatccccctcccgatcgcagttgcggggatcgaaccgtggttctccctaccaagtccagcgccaatcaccactggaccaactaaaaAGTTTAACCATTAAGTAACACACAAAAAATTACACATTGGAGTcactattaattaattaattaattctccTCTTCTACCCTAGTcgtcacttttcttctttttccttcctctctctcaaagaggggtgatttaggatcaattttgatccaaaatcaccccctccaaatcgtttttgtttatctattacttaaataagtgattttcacaccttttctttttgtcttttttgtgatttcgtgggtcatcgtttgttttgatttcccatatttctgtggtgtattttgatttctcgtctttgtgcgggtattttgtttttccgtttttgtgcggtgttcatttgtttcaggttgaaagattagtttcgatctagtgcagattcaatcaatgactttggtgctgtcaacgctacagatccggaagcatgaatatttcggacatctcaatacagtcaatacattaatatttgtaggcatatgcaatttgccgttttatgctattaacatggatgctgtggatttgttcgcagattcatcctttttgtttttggcgattttgaatttgtattgcaacgatgtactctatcgatttaaatgaatgaatatcatttattttctgtcaaaaaaaattaattaattaataattgaattattaaaatgtttaattttaatctttaacTATCTTAAAGAACAAAAGTAATGGAATAACACAAGGATTACTACATTGGTTATAACGATGGTTTAACATTTAAAATGTCAACATAATTTTACATCGAAACTATAAAAGTGCATTAAATGTTTGCATGTTGTTTTGTTGAcagtaataaataatttttcactcTAGCTGTATATGAGTAATAAGAACATCAGAAGGACTTGTGCAAACAAAACAGTACAAAGTTTACAAATACTTCAAATTTAACAAGCACACATACATACATGATACATAATACTTCCAAGTACATTACATTAGATTACAAACATTGGCCACTTTATAAGTTATGCAAAATTTCTAGGGTTTCACACAACAGTAACACATGATAAACCAGATTACACATATATAGCATTATTACAATCTTTAAGCATTGGTTCTGCTAGAGAAGAACAAGTTGTTACTAATCATAATCTCCAGGACCAACAGGAGGTGGAGATTTTGGTATGAATGGCATTAGAGGAGTTCCATGTTCAATTGGTCCTGGATTAACATTCTTTGCTCCACCTGGTATTGGATCAATTGGATTGTAATCTTCGAGTCTTACGCGATCTCCGGTATCGCCTTTTTCATTGCTCTTAATCCTATTGACATTTTCCTAAAAATGCAACGAAATCGAACAATTAAAGGATAGTACAATTACAATACAATATTCAGTTTCAAATGATGCGTATGAAATTTGAAAAACTCTCGGTAccttgagttttctgcttcctgCAATTGCTGTTGGTTCATCAACACATTTTCTACCAACCAAATCTGAGGTCACATGAAAAAAGTTATTAGTATTCTGATAAATTCACCGTAAATTTAAACATGCACGAAGTTTCTATGAAACCGCTGTGGTTACAATTTCTTTAAATTCAAGGTTTGCATGCAGAAAGGTATGACATGAGATTTAGAGGGATAGAAGATTTACCTGTGATGGAACCTGAGAAGCTAAAAAAGGTAAAAGCTGTGACAACCAACAAGAGCAAAGCACAGAAGCTAGAAACCTTCATGATCATATCAGCTATTCTCAAAATGGACCAAACTAGAAGCTTTTTCTGGTCACTGCAGTTATGTGTGTTGggtttttgagttttttatgcGTTTACCAACTTTTTTGTTAAATTGTTTTTTGTGTCAGTAGTAGTTAACGTGCTTTGGGGTTCGCACTCTACTCTAAATGCATTAGAGTTGATCAGTAGTCGCTTTATTCAGCCACTGTGTTGTTTGCAGCTCAAAACAGAAGCAATGAATGAGGATGAAACTCCCATGCCAGACACTTGTCACATTCATATCATTGAGTGCAACAATGTGCTCTCTAATCTTACCTTGTTATCTGGTTATAAACCTCTCTTACATTAATAATGATTCTTACCTTAATCATTGACAAGCTGATTTTTTTTATGAGcctatgttttataaaaaaaacactaAAACACACTTCTTAAATTTCACAGCTTATTCAGCAAAAACCAAACCAAGTACCTGAAGTTGTCAAGGGTCAAAAGATGAGTAAGCCCTTTGAATAACTCTTCATTAAACTgtggaaaaaaatttaaatcctTCATTAGTACATCAACAGCCTTCAATTTGTCATTCTTAAGTACAAACAAGAAATAAATTTATAGTATTTTGTCATTCCAAAAGAACGAACCAAAAGTGAAGACATCATATGGTCCATTTGCCTATAATTTTTTAGTATTTCCATTTCACAATTTCACAAACATGTAGACTGCATTTGGATTAATGGAAATAGATAAAATAGAATGAAATAATTGTAGTAGCACTATTTAGGTTCATAAGGTGACTTGAAAAATTGAAATTTATGTTTCTTATGATCTAATGTCTTAAAAATTCATTTAACAGTTCATGTGTAAcacattaatttaaaattagttttttttctttcttctttctagtTTGAAACAGAGAAATGACAATAGCAAAGTTATTAGAGTCCTCTTAAATTAGAGAGCATTTCATTAGTAGTTATGAATAAATTTTTAATGAATTGCTTTGAGTCAAAGTCGTGTACTTGTGATCTTGATCAACATGCATAAACTCATCAGAATAATTTACCTTAcaagctatcgacgttaaacaaagcactGCGTGGGAGGAAACTCACGAGCTTTCATTTTAATGTTTTACTTTTATTGTTTGAGcttgcagaaaataaaaatatggatcgcttgtcacgtctcgaccatatctaggcgaaaaatctatagatgatcatctcaaagatgagcgggtctccacgcacattcctacgagtgttgctgctggtggggACACAATTAATGAGTATGATAGGAAAAGGTATTTCGTCCGGACGCGGAGTggatttggtcgtgatagccTGCCAATAGCATCCATACAGGTTCTGTCTTTCCTTTATCCATCTTAtatcaaaacattgaggacaatgtttggtttaagtgtgggggagggagcTTTAGTGCTTTCTAAGTAGCTTTATGTTATCGTCAATTTCCCTTCAAATAAACATTTATGTAACATTAAGTCTTATATGCAAAAAATTTCGTGTTTATTCGAATTCTTctattttcttgagccataacaaaattttcGAGTGATTAGATGCATGGCTCTACACGTTCGAAAGTATGAGGTTACTTATTTATAAGACATGTTAGAAACTTGAGTGAAATTTAGACAATATTGTTACCGTCTCGACACTCTAAAACCACCGAGTATGCATCACCAATTTGAGTACCTATTATACCGAAACCATAAATTTTAGTTTTAAAGTAACCCTGAGTAGTTtatctagcagtcggcaccgtcttaaacACAAACTACGTAGAGCGTCGataaatataagtgaatgatccacataaaaattattatataagaaTCCTTGTGCTTTACTGTTATTGGGAATGTACcaactaagttaggtgaccctcacccggtcatttaacccAACGGTTACATAACCTAAGATATTTGATAAAAGGAACTCATTGTTGGCTGGTTTAGAAtttatctggtactgaacttggtagggagaactacGGTTCGATTCCCCCACGACCTACGATAGAGTGTATAAAAGGAGTATACCACAAAATTGTGTCAGAACTCCATTAAGGACCATAATCACTAACCGGCTGCTCTATTATGTGTGTGAAAaaataatgggcttaatgtgattgcgcgcgaatgaaacggGTAAAACAAAGCGACAAGAATAAGGttaagctataatggcatgattcggattggtatgcatatggGGAGTTCTCTAGTGTCGTTACTGTACTTTTAATGTCAAGATCAATCTCAAAGGGTTCTGACAAAAACACTCCGTAACAAAGTACAAATCAAGCGATGTAATGAGCctgtatttaatttttattgtccAACTGTTTTATCtgattatttgcttgaggacaagcaaaggttcaagtgtgGGGGTGTTTGATAACACGAATTTATATAGCATATTTCATTCGATTCTCAtaaataatattagtattttcgtttaattaaattactttattttagtattatgctggtatttctatTGTTTCAGGTATTTTGTTCATGCAAGAAGTATttggcaaaagaagaagaaatggagaaatagTTGATTTAAAAAGCAAAAGAATTCAAGGGGAGGTGAAATAGAAAGTGGAGGTGAAAGAGTGAAAGAGAGAAAATAGAATGATACGAAGCCCAATTCCCCTTCTTAGAAGTGGAGGCGCCCGCCTCCAAATTGGCAAAGGGCTTGAGGCGCCAGCCCCCAGCCAAAGTGGGCCAGCCCATACCCCTTGAGACCCCCGTCCCACGTCACAaataggagacgcccgtctccactcCTTCAAATGCACAAAGTGAAGGCCCACGTCTCCAACTAACATGCCACGTCTTGGGAGAATTGGAAACGTCCGTCTTAATACTCCTTCAAGTCACGTCCCCTATTTTCTTGCTTCCACCAAGTCAAATAAATGCACTATATTTGAGGAACGGAACAGCTGAATACGGGGAGAGATTTGTTTTGGGAAAAGAAGTTATCAACCATTCTCACTATATAAAGAACGGAAGATTCATGTAAAAGGGGTTGGACCATTTTTAGTCTCAGCCATAGTTTCCCTCGTATGTTTTTTCCTATTTTCTATTCCAGCAATATTTTTCCAGCATTCAAGTTAttatttccttcttcttttcatagttttaggcagatatttattttctcacaatagtttctacaccggaaactattgtgtaatttttagtggatctaaccttacgttagatcatagtattttaattccttgtttatattatttgatcGAAGAATTTTAAGAACAGATCCAACCGGCTTGTGGTGGAGTGTTCTCTATTTCAAGTTCAAGAATTAATTCAagttttattttcagttttttatttctatcatttattttatagttttatatttctcgctaataaattattgaatatgcctaaatatatgaataattattgtttaatttaataagtatgtaaattaatctaaccaaagggatccgaaataaactggcttaaataatgttttattgaAAATCACCTTTTTCTAGTTTTAGTgcctaattaaatttattaaaagtttataaaatcaacagagcggaaGTTTGAGATTTTAAAACTGGACTAAGGTtagaaatcaacagagcgagagtttgagatatttaatCGGATAGTAGACACTGGACATTAGGTTtaaggacagcgagagcgtatcaaaactaattagatatttatttattttcaaaaagtgttttaaaACTCGGCGGGAcagcgaaagcgtacgttagggaatattaGCATAATCTAAGTCAATAGAGGGGGAGTTTGAGACAAGGGTTTTTAAGTGAATAATATTTACATGAAAAAggcattttattaaatatgttgttttcaaaaagcgtttctaaatatgatgggacagcgagagcgtacattatgagttaggaatGTAGTCtaagtcaatagagcgagagtttgagaggaggacttttaaacgaACTTATgtaatgaatattttttatttgataaagatcctggccaatggaacttcggattcCCTAAGTTTGACgaattacataccgatatccgccTATTAATATTTcatctagatttaagattttagtttccccttaacaaacaattgaaacatcactagccttagctttacacagtaaccttagataacggtagatcgattcatagtccctctagattcgatatcttttaagactacacgacacgactgtgcacttgcagtcttcAGACTAATAGACacataaagtcgcgatcaagtttttggcgccgttgccggagaCTATTTAAATCGATATAGTAACTCTTTTAGTTACGCAGTAGAGACTAAGGCACTTTTTCATTAATTacaatgtatcacccaaactttttctacaacCCCTGGTCCtagtatttcgaggaatcactTGAATCctataaatccgacctcgaaatactaCTGGAGAATTTTAATGCATCGCTACCAGATTCTCACCCAAACTACCTCTCCAActaccaatcccaacattttgaggagtcgcaagaattttataattccaaccaaaCCTATCCGCAACTGAATTTCCTCTATGATCACCACGaccaatattttgaggagtcacCAAAATCCCATAAATATGAACTCGAAATAAtgatggaaaattttaatgaaacattTATGATGATGAAGcactttgtggaaacacaaaatgcgacgctaacccactttgaggaaccacaagaatcccataatttcaaCCTCGAAGCATCAATGGAGGATTTTGACGAggcgctaactcactctaggttAGAATCTATGATGGAGCACCTTGTAGAGACACAAACTTTCCAAAATGAAGAGTTCAGCAAACAAAGTATCCATtttaatgaaacccttaggcaaacGACTATTATGGTCGAGTCTATAGCAACTCACAACATGACTTTGGAGACTCAAATCTCCTTGCTTGAACAAAAACCTCTAGGACCCTTCCTTGAGGAGCCTATGGATGCAGCCAAtagtgaaaaacaaattgaaattcctaaGGTGAGTGACAATGAGATTGAGgggagtgataatgtggttgaggagagttctagtgagaaaagagtggagtttgagaaaaatccaccaacaccaacTGAAAGGGAgattgtagaagaggtagagaaggAAGCACATATTGTTGTTCCTCCTCCCTATACCCCACAGATTCCTTTCCCGCAAATTTttatggaagctaaggtagaatCCCAATCCAAAACATATGtggaggtattggaaaatatccacactaatgcacccttgTTTGAAGACTTGcacaaaaagagaaatttagaggaccatgaaactaaggagaTCATTAGtgttaagagggtaaggttaacctttgaggcGGTGGATGAAATCACCAATCCTAAACTTGAAAAGCTAATACCTAGGATAGATCCTGAACCACCACCACAAGTTCGAAAGAGTGAACTACCCCAcaggagaaagaaaagaaaaggtgagggatatgtgagatggcttgataagtggccaagGAAAACAAAGTttactaaaagttcaaccgaTGAGTCATTTTCGAGAGAACCACCATGAGTGCTTGCAATCTTAAgtcgtcgagctatcgacgttaaacaaagcgttgcgtgggaggcaacccacgagcttTCATTTTAATGTTTTACTTTTATTGTTTGAGCTTGCAGAAAATAAAAGTATGGATCGCTTATCACGTCTcgaccatatctaggcgaaaaatctatagatgATCATCTCAAATATGAgcgggtctccacgcacattcctacgagtgttgctggtGGGGACACAATTGATGAGTATGATAGGAAaaggtatttcctccggacgcggagtgGATTTGGTCGAGATAGCCTGCCAATAGCATCCATACAGGTTTTGTCTTTCCTTTATCCATCTTAtatcaaaacattgaggacaatgtttggtttaagtgtgggggagggagcTTTACTGCTTTCTAAGTAGCTTTATGTTATCGTCAATTTCCCTTCAAATAAACATTTATGTAACATTAAGTCTTATATGCAAAAAATTTCGTGTTTATTCGAATTCTTCTATTTTCTTGAGCTATAACAAAATTTTCGAGTGATTAGATGCATGGCTCTACACGTTCAAAAGTATGAGGTTACTTATTTATAAGACATGTTAGAAACTTGAGTGAAATTTAGACAACACTGTTACCGTCttgacactctaaaacccccgagtatgcaTCCCCAATTTGAGTACTTATTATACCGAAACCATAAATTTTAGTTTTAACGTAACCCTGAGTAGTTtatctagcagtcggcaccgtcttaaacacaaactacgcagagagtcgatgaatataagtgaatgatccacataaaaattattatataagaaTCCTTCTGCTTTACTGTTATTGGGAATATACcaactaagttaggtgaccctcacccggtcatttaacccAACGGTTACAGAACCTAAGATATTTGATAAAAGGAACTCATTGTTGGCTGCTTCAGAAgttatctggtactgaacttggtagggagaaatATGGTTCGATCCCCCACGACCTACGATAGAGTGTATAAAAGGATCATACCACAaaaattgtgccagaactccattaAGGACCATAATCACTAACCGGCTGCTCTATTATGTGTGTGAAAaaataatgggcttaatgtgattgcgcgcgaatga
Encoded here:
- the LOC131629274 gene encoding uncharacterized protein LOC131629274; its protein translation is MIMKVSSFCALLLLVVTAFTFFSFSGSITDLVGRKCVDEPTAIAGSRKLKENVNRIKSNEKGDTGDRVRLEDYNPIDPIPGGAKNVNPGPIEHGTPLMPFIPKSPPPVGPGDYD